Below is a genomic region from Streptomyces roseoviridis.
ACCGCCGAGGTCCTCAAGCGCAACGGCATCAACGCCACCATCGTGCGCAAGCTCAGCGAGGGCGAGGGCCCCGGCGGCGAGAAGACCATCGTCCAGCTGATCCACGACGGTCAGGTCGACCTCATCGTCAACACCCCGTACGGCACCGGCGGCCGCCTCGACGGCTACGAGATCCGTACGGCGGCGGTCTCGCGCGGCGTCCCGTGCCTCACCACGGTCCAGGCGCTCGCCGCCGCGGTCCAGGGCATCGACGCGCTCAACCACGGCGACGTGGGCGTGCGCTCGCTCCAGGAACACGCGGCGCATCTGATCGCGGCCCGCGACTAGCAGCCCACAAGGGGGACACCGAAAACGGTGTCCCCCTCTTGCTGAGGACACCCTTCATGTACAAGTTCTTCTTCCACCTCGTCTTCAAGCGGATGGACCCGGAGGAGGCCCACCACCTGGCCTTCCGCTGGATCCGGCTCGCGGCCCGCGTCCCGGTCCTGCGCACCTTCGTCGCCGCCGTCCTCGCGCCCCGGTACGAGGAGCTGCGCACCGAGGCCCTCGGCCTGCGCATGCACGGCCCCTTCGGCCTCGCGGCCGGCTTCGACAAGAACGCCGTCGCCATCGACGGCATGGCCATGCTCGGCTTCGACCACGTCGAGATCGGCACCGTCACCGGCGAGGCCCAGCCCGGCAACCCCAAGAAGCGGCTCTTCCGCCTCGTCCCGGACCGCGCCCTGATCAACCGGATGGGCTTCAACAACGAGGGCTCGGCCGCCGTCGCCGCCCGCCTGGCCGCCCGCAACGCCGTCTTCCGGACCGTCGTGGGCGTCAACATCGGCAAGACCAAGGTCGTGCCCGAGGCCGAGGCCGCCGCGGACTACGTGAAGTCCACCGAGCGCCTCGCCCGGCACGCCGACTACCTGGTCGTCAACGTCTCCTCCCCGAACACCCCCGGCCTGCGCAACCTCCAGGCCACCGAGTCGCTGCGCCCGCTGCTCACCGCCGTCCGCGAGGCCGCCGACCGCTCCGTGACGGGCCGCCGTGTCCCGCTCCTGGTGAAGATCGCCCCCGATCTCGCCGACGAGGACGTCGACGCCGTCGCCGACCTCGCCCTGGAGCTGGGCCTGGACGGCATCATCGCCACCAACACCACCATCGCCCGCGAGGGCCTCGGCCTGACGTCCGACCCGGCGCTGGTCGAGGAGACCGGCGGCCTGTCCGGCGCCCCCGTCAAGCAGCGCTCCCTGGAGGTCCTGCGCCGCCTCTACGCGCGCGTGGGCGACCGGATCGTCCTCGTGGGCGTCGGAGGCATCGAGAACGCCGAGGACGCCTGGCAGCGGATCCTGGCCGGCGCCACCCTGGTCCAGGGCTACAGCGCCTTCATCTACGAGGGCCCGTTCTACGCCCGCGCGATCCACAAGGGCCTCGCGGCGCGCCTCGCGGCCTCCCCGTACGCCACCCTCGCCGAGGCCGTCGGCGCCGACCACCGAAAGGCCGCCACGTCATGACCCTTTCCTTCGGCACCCGTCTGCGTTCCGCCATGGACGAGCGCGGTCCCCTGTGCGTCGGCATCGACCCGCACGCCTCCCTCCTGGACTCCTGGGGCCTGGCCGACGACATCGCGGGCCTGGAGCGCTTCACGTACACCGTGGTCGAGGCGCTGGCCGGCACGGTCGCCGTCTTCAAGCCGCAGGCCGCCTTCTTCGAGCGCTTCGGCTCGCGCGGCGTGGCCGTCCTGGAGCGCGCCGTCGTCGACCTGCGGGAGGCGGGCGGCCTGGTCGTCATGGACGCCAAGCGCGGCGACATCGGCTCCACCATGGCCGCCTACGCGGAGGCGTTCCTGCGCAAGGACTCCCCGCTCTTCTCCGACGCTCTCACCGTCTCCCCGTACCTCGGCTACGGCTCGCTGAAGCCCGCCGTGGACCTGGCGAGGGAGTCCGGCGCCGGGCTCTTCGTCCTGGCGCTGACCTCGAACCCGGAGGGCTCGGAGGTCCAGCGCGCGGTGCGGGAGGACGGGAGGACCGTCGGCGCGACGATGCTGGCGCACCTTGCGGAGGAGAACGCGGGGGAGGGCCCGATGGGCTCCTTCGGCGCCGTGGTCGGTGCCACCCTCGGCGACCTGTCCGCCTTCGACCTGGACATCAACGGCCCGCTGCTCGCGCCCGGCATCGGCGCCCAGGGCGCCACCCCGGCCGACCTGCCCGCCGTCTTCGGCGCGGCGGTCCGCAACGTGGTCCCGAACGTCAGCCGCGGCGTCCTGAAGGCGGGTCCGGACGCCACCGCTCTGCGGGCGGCCGCGGAACGTTATGCGAACGAGATCAGGGCGGCCGTGGGCGCCTGAGGCACCCCGGGAGCCGTTTTCGCCGGGTTCTCGCCAATCCGCAGGTCGGGCGGCGTGTCCCCGCCGTCTCACTCCTTGACAAAAGTTGACCCAAAACCGGGTCGTAATGTCGGAAAAGTCCTGGTCGGTCGATGCTGACCAGGACTTTTCGTCTGTTCTCGCTGACTGGAGCGGCCTCGGCCGCTAGTCTCCGGGACAGAGTCGGCGTTCGGCGTACTCCACGTCGGACGTTGCTCCACTGGTGTGGGGTGCTCCGCTCACGCGGGGCGTGCTGTATCCCACCGGTCCGTATCCGACAGTTCGACATCCGAGGTGACGTAGGCGTGGCTCTTCCGCCCCTTACCCCTGAACAGCGCGCAGCCGCGCTCGAAAAGGCCGCCGCGGCTCGCCGGGAGCGGGCCGAGGTCAAGAATCGACTCAAGCACTCCGGCGCCTCCCTCCACGAGGTCATCAAGCAGGGCCAGGAGAACGACGTCATCGGTAAGATGAAGGTCTCCGCGCTGCTTGAGTCCCTGCCCGGCGTCGGCAAGGTCCGTGCCAAGCAGATCATGGAGCGACTGGGCATCTCCGAGAGCCGCCGGGTCCGCGGCCTCGGGTCCAACCAGATCGCCTCCCTGGAGCGCGAGTTCGGCAGCACCGGCGCCTGAGGGCGCCCCCGCCCGGGCGCACGCGTCCCGGGCACACCCGTAAAGCTGGAATAATCGCTGCATGGCAGCAGAGGTACGTCCGCGGCTGACCGTGCTCTCCGGCCCCTCAGGGGTGGGCAAGAGCACGGTCGTCGCTCATATGCGCAAGGTCCACCCCGAGGTCTGGCTCTCGGTGTCGGCCACGACACGAAAGCCGCGACCCGGCGAGCAGCACGGCGTCCAGTACTTCTTCGTCACGGACGACGAGTTCGACAAGCTGATCGCCAACGGCGAGCTGCTCGAATGGGCCGAGTTCGCGGGCAACCGCTACGGCACCCCGCGCCGCGCGGTCCTCGACCGCCTGGAGGCGGGCGAGC
It encodes:
- the gmk gene encoding guanylate kinase — encoded protein: MAAEVRPRLTVLSGPSGVGKSTVVAHMRKVHPEVWLSVSATTRKPRPGEQHGVQYFFVTDDEFDKLIANGELLEWAEFAGNRYGTPRRAVLDRLEAGEPVLLEIDLQGARQVKDSMAEAQLVFLAPPSWDELVRRLTGRGTESPEVIERRLQAAKVELAAESEFDTTLVNTSVEDVARELLTLMNVV
- a CDS encoding quinone-dependent dihydroorotate dehydrogenase, which gives rise to MYKFFFHLVFKRMDPEEAHHLAFRWIRLAARVPVLRTFVAAVLAPRYEELRTEALGLRMHGPFGLAAGFDKNAVAIDGMAMLGFDHVEIGTVTGEAQPGNPKKRLFRLVPDRALINRMGFNNEGSAAVAARLAARNAVFRTVVGVNIGKTKVVPEAEAAADYVKSTERLARHADYLVVNVSSPNTPGLRNLQATESLRPLLTAVREAADRSVTGRRVPLLVKIAPDLADEDVDAVADLALELGLDGIIATNTTIAREGLGLTSDPALVEETGGLSGAPVKQRSLEVLRRLYARVGDRIVLVGVGGIENAEDAWQRILAGATLVQGYSAFIYEGPFYARAIHKGLAARLAASPYATLAEAVGADHRKAATS
- the pyrF gene encoding orotidine-5'-phosphate decarboxylase, with amino-acid sequence MTLSFGTRLRSAMDERGPLCVGIDPHASLLDSWGLADDIAGLERFTYTVVEALAGTVAVFKPQAAFFERFGSRGVAVLERAVVDLREAGGLVVMDAKRGDIGSTMAAYAEAFLRKDSPLFSDALTVSPYLGYGSLKPAVDLARESGAGLFVLALTSNPEGSEVQRAVREDGRTVGATMLAHLAEENAGEGPMGSFGAVVGATLGDLSAFDLDINGPLLAPGIGAQGATPADLPAVFGAAVRNVVPNVSRGVLKAGPDATALRAAAERYANEIRAAVGA
- a CDS encoding integration host factor; protein product: MALPPLTPEQRAAALEKAAAARRERAEVKNRLKHSGASLHEVIKQGQENDVIGKMKVSALLESLPGVGKVRAKQIMERLGISESRRVRGLGSNQIASLEREFGSTGA